In Deltaproteobacteria bacterium, the following are encoded in one genomic region:
- a CDS encoding hydantoinase/oxoprolinase family protein: MGYRISVDVGGTFTDLAVADDEVLLGRHKAPTTPEDLTRGVLDCLTLAGKGLGVGLEGLLSKTDVFIHGSTTATNAILERKGVKCGVICSRGTKYVLWRGEGRRLNIFDYKVSPPEPLVRPYLCLEVTERMNKEGKVLVPLSEDEVRRAVAQFKKWDVKTIAVCLLWSIVNPRHERRIGEIIREEWPSVSYSLSCEVQPIIREYHRMSCTVLNCMVQPVVTEYLKRLRDTLSEKGFRGDPLIVVSSGGLVPIEEIMEKPVFMLFSGPSMGPVAGLYFAEQNKEQNCLVIDMGGTSFDVSTVIEGRITTTRDGRILNYPTGVSATEILTLGAGGGSIAWVDPAGRLNVGPQSAGAVPGPACYMRGGTEPTVTDACVALGYIIPGYFLGGRMAISPESAEKAVEEKIASPLGLSVRQAAMGIYQVAREKMVGGILDMTVRRGIDPREFVIVSGGGATGLFAAGLAREMGVKRVIIPKETAVLCAFGGLNADIALSSVASRYTTSRDFDYEGVNRILGELEEKGRAFLDRLGAPPETRVFEYYSAARYPMQVIELEVALEGSRATPEVVARLAEDFHRAHLARYKTADPQSNVEFVMWRSLARSLTPRIALQGRSSGGGVPSDALIGRQQAYFEGEEDFVETLCYDADKLMAGMKVAGPAILVLPDTTILVPGRFEISLQEEGYYVMEAVGQPG; this comes from the coding sequence GTGGGATATAGAATCAGTGTGGATGTGGGCGGGACTTTCACCGATCTCGCGGTAGCGGATGACGAGGTCTTGTTGGGAAGGCATAAGGCACCGACCACTCCGGAGGATCTCACCCGGGGAGTCCTGGACTGCTTGACACTGGCCGGCAAGGGGTTGGGGGTCGGCCTCGAAGGTCTCCTAAGCAAAACCGATGTGTTCATCCACGGCTCCACCACGGCGACCAATGCCATTCTCGAGAGGAAGGGCGTCAAGTGCGGGGTCATCTGTAGTAGGGGAACCAAATACGTTCTCTGGCGTGGAGAGGGCCGTCGCCTGAACATATTCGATTACAAGGTTTCCCCTCCCGAGCCTCTGGTCCGGCCGTATCTCTGCCTGGAAGTGACCGAAAGGATGAACAAAGAGGGGAAGGTACTCGTTCCTCTTAGTGAGGATGAGGTCAGACGGGCTGTAGCTCAGTTCAAGAAGTGGGATGTGAAAACCATAGCAGTCTGCCTGTTGTGGTCCATAGTCAATCCCCGGCACGAACGACGGATCGGTGAGATAATCCGGGAAGAGTGGCCGAGCGTGTCCTACAGCCTCAGCTGCGAGGTCCAGCCGATTATCCGCGAATACCACCGCATGTCCTGCACTGTTCTCAACTGTATGGTTCAACCCGTCGTCACGGAGTATTTGAAGAGGCTTCGGGATACCTTATCCGAAAAGGGCTTCAGAGGGGATCCTCTGATCGTTGTGTCGAGCGGGGGACTGGTGCCGATCGAAGAGATCATGGAAAAACCCGTGTTCATGCTTTTTTCCGGGCCCTCCATGGGGCCTGTGGCAGGGCTGTACTTTGCAGAACAAAACAAGGAACAGAATTGCCTCGTGATCGATATGGGGGGGACAAGCTTCGATGTGAGCACGGTGATCGAAGGGCGGATAACAACGACGAGAGATGGAAGGATTCTCAACTACCCAACAGGTGTATCCGCTACGGAAATATTGACCCTCGGGGCCGGAGGCGGAAGTATTGCATGGGTGGACCCGGCAGGCAGACTCAATGTCGGTCCGCAGAGCGCCGGTGCGGTGCCCGGTCCTGCATGCTACATGAGGGGGGGCACGGAGCCCACGGTCACCGATGCCTGTGTCGCCCTCGGGTACATCATTCCCGGTTATTTCCTGGGCGGAAGGATGGCGATATCTCCCGAGTCGGCAGAGAAGGCGGTGGAAGAAAAAATAGCCTCACCTCTCGGTCTGAGTGTCAGGCAGGCGGCCATGGGCATCTACCAGGTGGCCAGAGAGAAGATGGTGGGCGGCATTCTGGATATGACGGTAAGGCGAGGTATCGATCCCAGGGAGTTTGTTATTGTTTCAGGTGGAGGCGCGACAGGGCTTTTTGCTGCAGGTCTTGCCAGGGAGATGGGGGTCAAGCGGGTTATCATCCCCAAGGAGACAGCGGTGCTCTGTGCCTTTGGCGGACTCAATGCGGATATAGCCTTGAGCAGCGTCGCCAGCAGGTACACCACCAGCAGAGATTTCGACTACGAGGGGGTTAACAGAATCCTGGGAGAGCTCGAAGAGAAGGGAAGAGCGTTCCTCGACCGGCTCGGGGCGCCGCCTGAGACCCGGGTTTTCGAGTATTACTCGGCCGCCAGGTATCCCATGCAGGTCATCGAACTCGAGGTTGCCCTGGAGGGTAGCAGGGCGACACCTGAGGTCGTGGCTCGCCTGGCCGAAGATTTCCACAGGGCCCATCTGGCAAGATACAAGACGGCCGATCCGCAGTCCAATGTGGAGTTTGTCATGTGGAGAAGTCTGGCCAGAAGCCTCACGCCGAGGATCGCCTTGCAGGGGCGGTCCAGTGGAGGTGGCGTTCCGTCCGACGCCTTGATCGGCAGGCAGCAGGCCTATTTTGAGGGAGAGGAGGATTTCGTGGAGACTCTCTGTTATGACGCCGA
- a CDS encoding hydantoinase B/oxoprolinase family protein: MQQTIDFPPYAVEKITSEIEEGEIQGIPGALETGDAEVDPITFSVVVARAEGIMSEMTETILATARNPILYGAKDFTCTLLNARAKVLFMFDCLPVHVGTLSPALRWVIRSFGDDIHEGDVFVNNASFAGNAHVGDWTMFAPIFYKGKFVVWAVNKCHLIDIGCPLPTTGDVYAKEIYQEGMHFPGVRLCRNHEIIPDLIRFIGYNFRYSRQWYGDFLAQTGSLWVAENRVIELCDRFGYDTVKGCFEETLRYGDRKMREEIRKFPKVTVEEEMISEKIEEFCPEGVNLRMKLSIDPDRGVITFDYREMPDQLECSYNLTYATARCSAIQGTLPVLDPSLPLNDGVMDHIEVLLREGSIAGIPRWPAATSIATTGFCDTITNLVFKTWSKILPDRAIAGMGEFSVANLDASGVDPSTGEPYGHQYYLAAAAGGATEGFDGLPHMFAPCIMGNMGYEFIETFELAVPNIVWEISAARDSGGPGKWRGGVSVGQRIQPVNHEMLLIYAATGYTNRPFGLYGGLAGSSDDHWIVDHHTGKRLRHLSSAGNATVGPDEEWVAVTSGGGGYGDPAERDPEAVRADVRDGFVSLEAARDIYKVVINTEPELFEVDYAATEKLREQAKREAEGK, translated from the coding sequence ATGCAACAGACCATAGATTTTCCGCCGTATGCTGTCGAAAAGATAACCAGCGAGATCGAAGAAGGGGAGATACAAGGCATACCCGGTGCGCTGGAGACCGGAGATGCGGAGGTCGACCCGATCACCTTTTCGGTGGTCGTGGCAAGAGCCGAAGGGATCATGAGCGAGATGACCGAGACGATTCTCGCTACTGCGCGGAATCCGATTCTCTACGGCGCGAAGGATTTTACGTGCACTTTACTGAATGCAAGGGCAAAGGTCCTGTTCATGTTCGACTGCCTCCCCGTGCACGTGGGAACCCTGAGTCCCGCCTTGAGATGGGTCATAAGGTCTTTTGGAGACGACATTCATGAGGGGGATGTTTTCGTCAATAACGCCTCTTTTGCCGGCAATGCACACGTCGGCGATTGGACGATGTTTGCTCCTATCTTCTACAAGGGAAAATTCGTTGTCTGGGCGGTCAACAAGTGCCACCTGATCGACATAGGGTGCCCGTTGCCCACGACAGGCGATGTCTATGCCAAGGAGATCTACCAAGAGGGGATGCATTTCCCTGGTGTGAGACTGTGCCGCAACCATGAGATAATTCCGGACCTGATTCGCTTTATCGGTTACAACTTCCGGTATTCAAGACAGTGGTACGGAGATTTCCTTGCCCAGACCGGGTCTCTGTGGGTCGCCGAGAACAGGGTCATAGAACTCTGCGACCGGTTCGGCTACGATACCGTGAAAGGGTGTTTCGAAGAGACCCTGAGGTACGGCGACAGGAAGATGAGGGAGGAAATCAGGAAATTTCCCAAGGTGACCGTGGAAGAAGAGATGATCAGTGAGAAAATCGAGGAGTTCTGCCCGGAAGGGGTCAACCTTAGAATGAAACTATCCATTGACCCGGACAGGGGTGTGATCACTTTTGACTACAGAGAGATGCCCGATCAGCTTGAGTGTTCCTATAACTTGACCTATGCGACGGCGAGGTGTTCGGCCATTCAAGGTACGCTTCCCGTACTCGATCCCAGCCTCCCCCTCAATGACGGGGTCATGGATCACATAGAGGTCCTGCTGAGAGAAGGTTCGATAGCAGGGATACCGCGATGGCCGGCCGCAACCAGTATAGCCACCACCGGTTTTTGCGACACCATCACGAATCTCGTGTTCAAGACGTGGTCAAAGATCCTGCCGGACCGTGCCATTGCCGGTATGGGCGAGTTTTCCGTCGCCAATCTCGATGCCTCTGGAGTCGATCCGTCGACCGGTGAGCCTTATGGACATCAGTACTATCTGGCGGCTGCCGCGGGCGGGGCAACAGAGGGCTTCGACGGGCTGCCCCACATGTTTGCCCCGTGTATTATGGGCAATATGGGGTATGAATTCATAGAGACCTTTGAGCTGGCGGTACCGAACATAGTCTGGGAGATCAGTGCCGCAAGGGACTCCGGGGGCCCAGGCAAATGGAGGGGCGGGGTGTCTGTGGGCCAGAGGATTCAACCGGTGAACCACGAGATGCTCCTCATATATGCCGCGACCGGGTACACGAACAGGCCCTTCGGGCTTTACGGGGGCCTTGCCGGTTCTTCGGATGATCATTGGATCGTCGACCATCACACCGGGAAAAGGTTGAGGCATCTTTCCAGCGCAGGCAACGCGACTGTCGGCCCTGATGAGGAGTGGGTGGCCGTGACCAGCGGGGGGGGCGGTTACGGCGATCCCGCGGAGCGGGACCCGGAGGCGGTCCGGGCCGATGTGAGAGACGGCTTCGTCTCCCTTGAGGCCGCGAGGGACATCTACAAGGTGGTCATCAATACAGAGCCAGAGTTGTTCGAGGTCGACTACGCGGCCACCGAGAAACTCCGGGAACAGGCCAAGAGAGAAGCCGAGGGGAAATGA
- a CDS encoding saccharopine dehydrogenase NADP-binding domain-containing protein yields the protein MRVAVVGGAGAMARTIVRDLSENAGVEEILLADYQGQKAEEAAASMGDSRIKGAFVDAYRVDETAELLKGYDAVINAAQYYVNLNVMKACLKGGCHYNDLGGMFHTTRRQLELFDDFEKAGLTAVLGIGGAPGITNVLARYGYDQLDTVEIVRLSDASIDMTDTKGVEAFVPPYSIRTIMEEYSDDCVEFIDGEYRTLPPMSGAMEIDFPEPIGRRTCIHTLHSEPATIPASFGDKGIKEVTWRLSLPAEFEQKAQFLASLGFASKEPVEVGGAKVTPIEVLAAVVDRHVKEKMAGVELALNDMECLRAQVIGNKDGKRTEYVIDCIIRTHSRWGFSCGEVSTGVPPSITARMQSEGRVRPGVWGPEGAIDPKYFFRELAKREMKVQATKKEDLT from the coding sequence ATGAGAGTCGCAGTCGTTGGCGGGGCAGGAGCCATGGCACGGACCATAGTGAGGGATCTGAGCGAGAATGCCGGGGTAGAGGAGATTCTCCTTGCGGATTATCAGGGTCAAAAGGCGGAAGAGGCAGCGGCCTCGATGGGGGATTCCCGTATCAAGGGAGCCTTCGTCGATGCGTACAGAGTCGACGAAACGGCGGAACTGCTCAAGGGATATGACGCCGTGATCAATGCAGCCCAGTACTATGTCAACCTGAACGTCATGAAGGCCTGCCTCAAGGGTGGCTGCCATTACAACGATCTCGGAGGGATGTTCCATACAACACGGCGGCAGCTGGAGCTTTTCGACGATTTCGAGAAGGCCGGGCTCACGGCCGTTCTGGGGATCGGAGGAGCTCCGGGGATCACCAACGTTCTGGCCCGGTACGGCTACGACCAGCTCGATACGGTGGAAATCGTCCGCCTGAGCGACGCGAGTATCGATATGACCGACACCAAAGGAGTGGAAGCCTTTGTACCGCCGTACTCGATCAGGACGATCATGGAGGAGTACTCCGATGACTGCGTGGAGTTCATCGACGGGGAGTACAGGACACTTCCACCCATGTCCGGGGCCATGGAGATCGACTTCCCGGAGCCCATCGGACGGCGGACCTGCATCCATACCCTTCACTCCGAGCCGGCCACTATCCCCGCTTCATTTGGAGACAAAGGGATCAAGGAGGTTACCTGGCGGTTGAGCCTCCCGGCTGAATTCGAACAGAAGGCCCAGTTCCTGGCCTCCCTCGGTTTCGCGAGCAAGGAGCCGGTCGAGGTGGGCGGTGCCAAGGTGACTCCCATCGAGGTGCTGGCTGCCGTGGTCGACAGGCATGTCAAAGAGAAGATGGCGGGTGTGGAGCTTGCACTCAACGATATGGAGTGTCTTCGGGCCCAGGTGATCGGCAACAAGGACGGGAAAAGGACGGAATACGTGATCGACTGCATCATCAGAACCCACAGCCGATGGGGTTTTTCTTGCGGAGAAGTGTCAACGGGTGTACCGCCTTCCATCACGGCCCGGATGCAATCGGAAGGAAGGGTCCGACCGGGCGTGTGGGGCCCGGAAGGAGCAATCGACCCAAAGTACTTTTTCCGAGAACTGGCAAAGAGGGAGATGAAGGTCCAGGCCACCAAGAAGGAGGATCTCACCTAG